The genomic interval ATAAATTATGTGTATATACATGTTTATTGAATATATTAACTAAATTTAATCAGTGACATCCGAGAAAATGAGAGGAGAAATGAACTATGTCGCTTACAACGCAAATTAAAGAATTCGCCTTAGATATTGGGTATAGCAAGGTCGGCATTATTCCTGCCGAAAGCTTTCCAGAGTACATCACTGATTTAACCAATAGGCATGAAATGTATTCTTTTTATATCAAAGGGTCGTTTCGTCCGTTGGTTGGAGCGGAACTACGTTCGCTGATGCCGACAGCGAAATCAATTATTACGACGGTTTATGATTATTCGCAAAAGAACTTTCCGAAGGAACTGACTGATAAAATTGGTAGGGTTTATCAAGCGAGGTGTTATAATGCACCACCTGAGCGTATCAATGGCTCCAGACCGCAATTGATGAGGGAATTCCTGCGTAAATTCGGTTGCGAAGTGGGTGATAAGATTAGTTTGCCAGAAAGATTGGTTGCGGCGAAAGCGGGCATTGTGAATTATGGTAAAAACAATTTTGCTTATGCTGAAGGGGTTGGGTCCTTTATTTACCTTACATCGTTCGTCGTTGATAAAGAGCTTGACTATGATAGTCCGACCGTTGAGGTAGGTTGCCCGGAAGGGTGTTCCGTCTGCATGAAAGCTTGTCCTACGCAAGCCATTTATGAACCGCTAAAATTAGATCCTCGCCGTTGCATAGCGTTTAATACATTTATGACGCAAGATCGCATAGCCGGCAGTCACATTGAACCTGAAATCCGCGAAAAAATGGGGACGAAAGTACATGGATGTGACATCTGCCAAGAGGTATGCCCTCGCAATCAGGCAAGGTTGAAAGCAAAACTCCCAGACGATGAGTATTTGGTGAACTTCGCTCAGAATTTCAGTCTCTCTCAAATGCTCAATATGACGGATGAGTTTTATTCGACAAGAATTCAGCCGCTAATGTTCAACTACATAAGAGATAGAAAATACTTTCAGAGAAATGCCGCCATCGCTCTGGGTAATCTAGGTGACCCAGCCTTTGTCCCCGATCTGGAAGTTGCCATGAAGGATCCAGAAGATTTAGTACGTGAATACGCTGCCTGGGCTTTAGGAAAAATCGGAGGTAGGTCGGCCAAAGAAGTTCTTAAGGCAAGTCTAAGCAGGGAAACTTCTGAGTCTGTAAAAACAGAGATTAGCGGGGCGATATCGAAAGCCACTATCTAAATAAGAACTTGAGCAAGGACAACTTGGAGGATTAAGACCTTTTTGAAATTCAATTGTTCGATTATACTCCTGCAAAGTGGCCAAAGATTATGAATGTTAATCTCGTAAAATTGATGAGGCTGTAACAAACTGAAAACAGGTTTGTTACAGCCTCATTAATTTTTTTGATTGTTCCAGATATACATGAACTTTGTAATAAGAAATAAAATTAAAAAGAGAGTATGCTTGTTTCGCTGTCATCTATATTCGGTTCGACGAGTATTGATTGTAAATACGAGAGTTGAGTTGATTACTGTGAAGTTTCATCATATAAAGTACTTTTTCATAATGTTTACGTATCATTATGTGTTTTTATGAATATAAATAGGTTTTCCAGACTATAAGTTTCATCGTATGCTACGCGGCAAATACGAACAGAATAGTTCACCCATGATAAAATATTAACAATAGAATTATGCCTTCTTGTAACGTTATAGTGAGCAGGAATGGTTTATTATCTACATTGTTTATTTCAGTAGAAAGAAGGGTCATGGTTGAAAGAGTTTCTGAAAAAACCCAGACTTTGGTATATATTGGGTATTGCAATACTGGCGTTCTTCATCTCGGTTGTCGGAGGAACTATGTTTTGGATTACCTCCTTGGATATTAGCAAATTAGAAAGCCCTCTTTCACAACCCTCTGTTCTCTATGATCAAGACGGCAACCCAGCTTCTCAACTCTCTTCTTCGCGAATCGAACCCATTACGCAAAAGCAAATCCCTCTGCAAATGAAAAACGCCATTGTTGCAGTAGAAGACCGCCGTTTTTATGAGCATCAAGGGGTCGATATTCGGTCGATCTCGCGTGCTCTTGTCCGCGATTTAATATCTGGTGGCTTTTCCGAAGGGGGAAGCACAATTACCCAGCAATTAGCTAAAAATCTTTTCTTGCCTTCGGATAAGACGTTCTCTCGGAAATTTAAGGAAGCCGCCTATGCCATGAAAATCGAGTACTTGCTTGATAAGGATCAAATTCTAGTAGCTTATCTTA from Desulfosporosinus sp. Sb-LF carries:
- a CDS encoding 4Fe-4S double cluster binding domain-containing protein, with translation MSLTTQIKEFALDIGYSKVGIIPAESFPEYITDLTNRHEMYSFYIKGSFRPLVGAELRSLMPTAKSIITTVYDYSQKNFPKELTDKIGRVYQARCYNAPPERINGSRPQLMREFLRKFGCEVGDKISLPERLVAAKAGIVNYGKNNFAYAEGVGSFIYLTSFVVDKELDYDSPTVEVGCPEGCSVCMKACPTQAIYEPLKLDPRRCIAFNTFMTQDRIAGSHIEPEIREKMGTKVHGCDICQEVCPRNQARLKAKLPDDEYLVNFAQNFSLSQMLNMTDEFYSTRIQPLMFNYIRDRKYFQRNAAIALGNLGDPAFVPDLEVAMKDPEDLVREYAAWALGKIGGRSAKEVLKASLSRETSESVKTEISGAISKATI